Proteins co-encoded in one Oncorhynchus gorbuscha isolate QuinsamMale2020 ecotype Even-year unplaced genomic scaffold, OgorEven_v1.0 Un_scaffold_1037, whole genome shotgun sequence genomic window:
- the LOC124021065 gene encoding uncharacterized protein LOC124021065 — protein MDTRHTQLDIKGTSQNMEPEDIPMAAESFPRLTDETRQPEHPLKGTVGSLELPVDSTQDNDTPRFTEDPPQNTQDIRQLAEDTLKVTFTEVTPQATEDRTKATVDTPEAVDTLPQNIEEDSSEGIVDSREVTVDSREVTVDSREVTVDSREVTVDSREVTVDSREVTVDSREVTVDSREVTVDSREVTVDSREVTVDTSEHIEDALQIQNTADTLQFTVDAPMVSEEFTKDTRSATQNNGDTPQLHEDTPVTEDTLRVPEETSQEPKDTSKVRRDTPMVPEDTLKVHVDTQKVPEDTPQNTQVNEDTSMVTEDTPQDTQYNSLVNPKVTESAHTPKVTPRVPEDTSQDSKDPSKVTENPPQDTPKFTKDNTTVSGDIGQTPGDGTPQENENSPLAYRCSLCNKVFKGKRVIAHAMYHFRRDQCMFCRMLFKNDLLAMMHLSQHIDKLKKGNLPPDIEEVRENCKAGMSDTPGRSTQRGRRGRKRIPVNSTESTPPDYRKLRSTNRISSINSSESTPPDRRKLRSNPNLLSTNRLSTDSQPSPDTKLATDESEGKQSTQRVNGQRGRRRVKVEGTEGDGDTQAEEQEKISRRQEEEHSALEQREEPVEISTSLAKTSIGEKGEPAPLL, from the coding sequence ATGGACACTCGACACACCCAACTGGACATTAAAGGTACCTCACAAAACATGGAGCCGGAGGATATCCCAATGGCCGCTGAGAGCTTCCCACGGCTCACTGATGAGACCCGGCAGCCTGAGCACCCTCTGAAAGGCACTGTGGGTAGTCTAGAGTTACCTGTGGACTCTACACAGGACAATGACACCCCTCGGTTCACTGAAGACCCCCCACAGAATACACAGGACATAAGACAACTCGCAGAGGACACCCTGAAAGTCACTTTCACTGAGGTCACCCCACAGGCTACTGAGGACCGCACAAAAGCCACGGTGGATACTCCAGAGGCTGTGGACACACTACCACAGAACATAGAGGAGGACAGCTCGGAGGGAATTGTAGACAGCCGGGAAGTCACTGTAGACAGCCGGGAAGTCACTGTAGACAGCCGGGAAGTCACTGTAGACAGCCGGGAAGTCACTGTAGACAGCCGGGAAGTCACTGTAGACAGCCGGGAAGTCACTGTAGACAGCCGGGAAGTCACTGTAGACAGCCGGGAAGTCACTGTAGACAGCCGGGAAGTCACTGTAGACAGCCGGGAAGTCACTGTAGATACCTCTGAGCACATTGAGGACGCCCTACAAATTCAAAACACTGCAGACACCCTACAGTTCACAGTGGATGCCCCAATGGTCTCTGAAGAGTTCACCAAGGACACACGTAGTGCCACACAGAACAATGGGGACACGCCACAGCTCCATGAGGACACACCGGTCACTGAGGACACCCTAAGAGTCCCTGAAGAGACGTCACAGGAACCCAAAGACACCTCAAAGGTCAGGAGGGATACCCCGATGGTCCCTGAGGACACCCTTAAAGTACATGTGGATACTCAAAAGGTCCCAGAGGACACCCCACAGAACACACAAGTCAATGAAGACACCTCAATGGTTACTGAAGACACCCCACAGGACACACAGTACAATTCACTGGTCAACCCGAAAGTCACTGAAAGTGCTCACACTCCAAAGGTCACCCCAAGAGTCCCTGAAGACACGTCACAGGACTCCAAAGACCCCTCAAAAGTCACTGAAAACCCTCCACAGGACACCCCAAAATTTACAAAGGACAACACAACTGTCTCTGGGGATATCGGACAAACTCCTGGAGATGGCACCCCACAGGAAAATGAGAACAGCCCACTGGCATATCGCTGTAGTCTCTGCAACAAGGTTTTCAAAGGCAAACGTGTTATTGCCCACGCCATGTACCACTTCCGCAGGGACCAATGTATGTTCTGTAGGATGCTGTTCAAAAACGACCTGCTCGCTATGATGCATCTGTCCCAGCACATCGACAAGTTGAAAAAAGGAAATCTACCGCCTGATATTGAGGAGGTCCGTGAGAACTGTAAAGCTGGGATGTCAGACACGCCTGGACGCTCAACGCAGAGGGGGAGACGGGGACGCAAGAGGATCCCTGTAAACTCCACAGAGTCAACACCTCCGGATTACAGGAAGCTAAGGTCCACCAATAGGATCTCCTCTATAAACTCCTCGGAGTCAACTCCACCGGATCGCAGGAAGCTACGGTCTAACCCTAATCTACTGTCGACCAATAGGCTCTCAACTGACTCTCAACCTTCACCAGATACAAAACTCGCAACAGATGAGTCTGAAGGCAAGCAGTCGACACAGAGGGTCaatggacagaggggcagaagacGAGTTAAGGTTGAAGGAACTGAGGGTGATGGTGATACTCAGGCAGAGGAACAAGAAAAGATCAGTAGGAGGCAAGAGGAGGAGCACTCGGCTCTGGAACAGAGGGAAGAACCCGTGGAGATCTCTACTTCTCTGGCGAAGACATCGATAGGTGAAAAGGGGgaacctgctcctctcctctga